The DNA segment AAACCGCGAGCATCTGCAACAATTCATGGCCTTGATGGAAGATTACCGCGCCCGTGCCGAACACGACGACGCGGGCGAACTCGTCAACAACCTGCTGGCCGACATCGCCTACGAAGCCCATCTGCTCGGCAGCGAAGAAGGCAAGGCCGGCGAAATCAAATGGCGCAACGTTACCGACCTCACCGACTGGCTGGCGCGCAAAGGCGGGCAAGACGGCAAAAACATCATCGAAATCGCCCAAACCATCGCCCTGATGACCTTGCTCGAAGGCAAAAACGAAGAAGAAACAGATGCGGTCAAACTTTCCACCCTGCATGCCTCCAAAGGCTTGGAATATCCGTATGTGTTTCTCGTCGGCTGCGAAGAAGGCATGCTGCCCCACGCCGACAGCATCGAAGAGAGCAACGTCGAAGAAGAGCGGCGTTTGATGTATGTAGGCATCACCCGCGCCAAACGCCAACTTACGCTCACCCATTGCGTGAAGCGTAAACGGCAAGGCACATGGCAGTTTCCCGACCCCAGCCGCTTTATCGACGAAATGCCGCAGGAAGATTTGAAAATCCTCGGCAGAAAAGGCGGCGAGCCGATTGTGAGTAAGGAAGAAGGCAAGAGCAACTTGGCCGGTTTGCGGGCGATGCTGGAGTCTAAAATGAAAAAGGTATAGGAAAAAGAATTTGAGGCCGTCTGAAACGGCATTATTTGCAGATATGGCTGATTCGTAGCGGAAATACAGTTTGGTTGGGGAGCTTGCAGGCAGTTTCTAATACAAATTGGGTGTGCAGGCAGCAACGTCGTAGCAAAATTGGAGTTTATTTGCCATAGAATGGTCAACGCAAATCTAAATCGAATTGAATGATTTAAAAAGCCTGATGTATCCAACATCAGGCTTTTTTATATTATTAGCTAATAAAGCCAAGGTGTTATAGTAAATTCAGCGTTTCCAGTTTTTGTTGAAGCTGTTTGTTGTCGAGACCGTTGCTGACGGCGAGTGTGAGCAGAACGAGTGCCGTTTCTAAATTGGCCTTGCCTCCGTTTACAACACCTGCCTGCCGCAACGCACTGCCTTGTGCATACACAGCAGCCGCATTGCCTTGTTTGGCTTGGCTGATATTGAGCACTAACTTTCCGCGTGAAGTCAAATCGTTAACTGCCTGAATAAAATCCCGGTCAGACGGTGCATTGCCGTGGCCGTAGCTTTGCAGAATCACAGCATCGGCATTGCGGTAAAGGCCGTCTGAAAAAGACTGTGCCGAAAAGCCCGGCACAAGCGTGTGGCAAACCACTTTGGCTTGTGTGTCGAGTACAGGGAAGGGCGTGTGTAATGCGGCGGATGTTTTTTCAGACGGCCTTTTGTTCACATGCCGCCAACCGCATTCGGGCGACCATATTGCGATTGTGCCGAAATGGGGGTTATCAAAGCCGTCGGCCTGCTCGGTGCTGATTTTGCTGCTGCCTACGGCCTGAAAAAGTTTACCGTTGAAAGCAATAACCGTTTCGGACAGGTTTAATTCAAACGCTGCAACGGCGGTAGCTAAGTTTAAAGGGGCATCGCTGTGTTGGGCATTGTAAGGCCATTGCGAGCCGGTGATCACAATCGGAAGTTTCAAATCGGGCAGGGTAAGGGTGAAAAGATTGGCCGTGTAAGCCAGGGTGTCGGTGCCGTGAAGCACCAATATGCCGTCGTATGTACGGGCTTTTTCTTTGAGCAATTCCAACCAGTTGTGCCAATCGGACAGGGTGACGGCCGAAGAATCAATTAAGGGATTGCAGATGTGCCAGTCGAACGAATAGTTATCTGCAAACGGTATCAGGGCCTTTTCAGCCAAAGCGGTATCAGGGCTGAGCCCTTGCGGGGTTTGGCGCATTCCGATGGTGCCGCCGGTATAAAGCACAAAGATTTTTTTTCGGGTAGTCATAGTGTTGTGTGTTATGAATTGGATGTTTAATCGAGGCCGTCTGAAAAATCTTCAGACGGCCTCTAGGGGATTTTATTGATAAATCACACCGTTGTGTTTTAACCAGCCGTCAGGATGCCTGCCTTGAGGGTCGTGATGCGTCCAATGAATCACGCCGCCTTTTTCCGACCATTCGTATTCGCCGTAAAAAGCTACCGTATCGCCTTTTTTCAAGCCTTTGATTTTAGGGGCGAGATCAATGTTGTGGGCGATCAAAAGGCTTTGTCCGCTACTGAGTTTCACAATAAACCGTTGATGGCGTGAGCCTTTATTATCGTCGGGAAGGGTTTTGCTCACTCTGCCGCTGCCCTCAACCTGAATATTGCTTTGACGTTGTTCAAACGCTTTTCGGAGAGTTGTTTCGGCAGCTTCGCTTCTATTCGCCGATGACACAGATGATGGGGACTCGGTTTGGTGTCGGGAGTGTTGTTGATAAAAATATTGGGAACCGAATAGCGCGGCGGCGATGACGGCAGGTAAAATCCAATTTTTTGTCATGAGCGAAGATTCCGGTATGTATTTTGTGAATAAGAGATATCGCGGTTAACAAGTTGAGGTTCGTGCAAAATCTTCAAATGTGGATGCAGTAAAAGGCATAACAGCCCGGCAGATGCAGACATATCATATAGATAGTGTAAGCAAGCGAGCAGCGCACAACGCTGAAATGTGCCGCAGCCGAAGGGCAAAGCTTTCAAGTTTTGAAAACCCAACATCGGTGTTCGATAGCCGGTTGTCGGCCGTATGCTTTGAATGCAATGGGCAACCGCTTGCGGCTGAAACATTTTGTTTTCTATTTAAATATCCGGCCGCCGTATGGGGAACACGGCGGCCGGAGAGAATATCCAGATGTTTTCAGACGGCCTCTAACCAAAATATCAATTATCAGCGGTTATATTTCAAACTGTATTTAATCTCCGACATAGCGGCTTTTAAATTGTAGTCCAAAATCTCATCTACAATGGCGGGGGTTTGTTCGTTTAACATTTGTTGAAGCTGGTAAGTAAGGGCAGCGGTTTGTTTCTGTACCGCTACGCGTACCATGCCTGCTACCGCATCAGTCAAGTGAGGGCGCAAACGGCGGCTCAAACGCTCCAGTAATTCTTGTTCCGACAAACACATCACAGGTTTGCGCGGATCAACCTGTGGATTAATCACTTTTACCGTTACCGGCAGCCAATCTTCTGCCTGAACGTCAGCTTCAAAAGCATTTTCAGTCTGCTCTTCCGAATGCTCTGCTGTTTGACGGCCTGAACGTAAATTTTCAACTTCGTGGGGGCGGTCAAAAGAAACCGTTTGACGTTTGGGGTTGAGCCAAACCGTGCGGGTGTTTTCGATATTTTTATCGTCTATTCGTGCAGATTGGAGGGCAGTTTGGGCGGCAAGCCAGTCTTCTTGCAATAAAACAGTGGTATCGGTTTCCGCAGTAATATTTTCCGAAAATAGGTCGTTATGCTCCTTTTGCCATTGTTGCAGATATTCACGCAACA comes from the Neisseria dumasiana genome and includes:
- a CDS encoding asparaginase, producing MTTRKKIFVLYTGGTIGMRQTPQGLSPDTALAEKALIPFADNYSFDWHICNPLIDSSAVTLSDWHNWLELLKEKARTYDGILVLHGTDTLAYTANLFTLTLPDLKLPIVITGSQWPYNAQHSDAPLNLATAVAAFELNLSETVIAFNGKLFQAVGSSKISTEQADGFDNPHFGTIAIWSPECGWRHVNKRPSEKTSAALHTPFPVLDTQAKVVCHTLVPGFSAQSFSDGLYRNADAVILQSYGHGNAPSDRDFIQAVNDLTSRGKLVLNISQAKQGNAAAVYAQGSALRQAGVVNGGKANLETALVLLTLAVSNGLDNKQLQQKLETLNLL
- a CDS encoding DUF3465 domain-containing protein; its protein translation is MTKNWILPAVIAAALFGSQYFYQQHSRHQTESPSSVSSANRSEAAETTLRKAFEQRQSNIQVEGSGRVSKTLPDDNKGSRHQRFIVKLSSGQSLLIAHNIDLAPKIKGLKKGDTVAFYGEYEWSEKGGVIHWTHHDPQGRHPDGWLKHNGVIYQ